In a genomic window of Tripterygium wilfordii isolate XIE 37 chromosome 8, ASM1340144v1, whole genome shotgun sequence:
- the LOC120004067 gene encoding mitochondrial intermediate peptidase, mitochondrial, giving the protein MQSSIRRTAFDLRFRNIVKFCHTDVSRTRRFHFTAGALQNGATTGLYGFHHLKTPKGFRRFVDEAIERSGELVNYISGMPSSTEIIRAMDEISDTVCSVVDSAEFCRNTHPDREFITEACKASMRMNEYMHYLNTNNSLYDAVKKAEQDSHLLTVEARRAAHSLRIDFEKGGIHLCAEKLDRVNQLNVAIFKLSREFGENITTDPGHVDVFPASRIPKNLHHLIKPIYRCTSATLKGSLKQSSSKEKGFQITTEPRTLSSILQCVPDEEVRKMVYVQGNSVPHANIEVLDKLIASRHELAQILGYKSYAEFVVKPNMASSPDVVTSFLHDMSNMIRPQADKEFKTTRNFKRERCGQQCVDLEPWDEAYYSAMMKSSAHDLESSIVSSYFPLPQCIEGLKVLVESLFGAAFLCIPMAPGESWHPDVLKMSLHHPDEGDLGYLYLDLYSRQGKYPGCANFAIRGGRRISETEYQLPVVALICNFSGSNSSSTVRLNHWEVETLFHEFGHALHSLLSRTNYQHFSGTRVALDLAETPSNLFEYYAWDYRVLKRFGRHYSTGEIIPEKLVKSMLGARDMFAATELQRQIFYALVDQTLFGEQPPSPRDTSSIVAELKRQHTSWKHVEGTRWQIRFSHLINYGAGYYSYLYAKCFAANIWQKLCLEDPLSLATGNALRTKFLMHGGAKEPADLLNDLATDGIVRYSKGGIIPDITNYLDELKILEDRQEPLKYEIQ; this is encoded by the exons ATGCAAAGTTCTATCCGCAGGACCGCCTTCGACCTCCGTTTTAGAAATATCGTCAAATTTTGCCATACAGATGTATCCAGAACCCGCCGTTTTCACTTTACAGCCGGAGCTTTGCAGAACGGAGCGACTACGGGGCTCTACGGATTTCACCACTTGAAGACTCCCAAAGGCTTTCGACGTTTTGTCGACGAAGCTATTGAAAG GTCTGGCGAACTGGTTAATTACATTAGTGGAATGCCTTCATCTACTGAAATTATTCGAGCCATGGATGAAATTTCAGATACG GTTTGTTCTGTTGTTGATTCTGCAGAATTTTGTAGGAATACCCATCCAGACAG GGAATTCATCACTGAggcttgcaaagcatcaatgagaatGAATGAATATATGCAT TATCTCAACACAAATAATTCATTGTATGATGCGGTGAAAAAAGCGGAGCAAGATAGTCATTTGCTTACTGTGGAAGCTCGCAGGGCTGCTCATTCTCTACGCATCGACTTTGAAAAGGGCGGAATTCATCTGTGCGCTG AGAAACTTGATCGAGTAAATCAGTTAAATGTGGCCATATTTAAGCTGAGCAGGGA GTTTGGTGAAAATATAACCACCGACCCTGGTCACGTGGATGTATTTCCAGCATCACGCATTCCAAAAAATTTGCACCATCTTATAAAGCCCATTTATCGTTGCACATCTGCAACATTGAAAGGATCATTGAAGCAGAGTTCTTCAAAAGAAAAGGGGTTTCAGATAACAACGGAGCCACGTACATTGTCTTCAATACTACAATGCGTGCCAGATGAAGAG GTTAGGAAAATGGTATATGTGCAAGGAAACTCTGTCCCCCATGCGAACATTGAAGTTCTTGACAAGCTGATTGCTTCCCGCCATGAGCTAGCTCAG ATATTGGGATATAAATCTTATGCCGAGTTTGTTGTGAAGCCAAACATGGCTTCTTCACCTGATGTTGTGACGTCGTTTCTACATGACATGAGCAATATGATCAGGCCTCAGGCTGATAAG GAGTTTAAGACAACTAGGAActttaagagagagagatgcgGTCAGCAATGTGTTGATTTAGAGCCTTGGGATGAGGCTTACTACTCGGCAATGATGAAATCTTCTGCTCATGATTTGGAGTCTTCA ATTGTTTCATCATATTTTCCCCTGCCACAATGTATTGAAGGATTAAAAGTGCTGGTTGAATCATTATTTGGCGCAGCATTTCTTTGCATCCCGATGGCACCAGGTGAATCATGGCACCCTGATGTGCTAAAAATGTCTCTCCATCATCCTGACGAG GGTGATTTGGGATATCTGTACCTTGACTTGTATTCGAGGCAGGGAAAATATCCTGGTTGTGCTAACTTTGCAATTAGAGGGGGTCGCCGGATTTCTGAGACAGAATATCAACTTCCT GTTGTGGCCCTCATCTGCAATTTTTCGGGGTCAAATAGTTCATCAACAGTGAGACTTAATCATTGGGAAGTAGAAACCCTGTTTCATGAGTTTGGACATGCTCTTCATTCTTTACTCTCAAGAACG AATTATCAACATTTCTCTGGTACCAGGGTGGCACTCGACTTAGCTGAGACACCTTCAAACCTATTTGA GTACTATGCATGGGATTACCGTGTCTTGAAGAGATTTGGAAGACACTATTCAACTGGTGAAATAATACCTGAGAAATTAGTGAAGTCAATGCTAGGTGCTAGGGACATGTTTGCAGCGACTGAATTGCAGCGCCAG ATTTTCTATGCATTGGTTGACCAAACCCTTTTTGGGGAACAGCCACCCTCACCCAGAGATACAAGTTCTATTGTTGCTGAGTTGAAAAGACAGCATACCAGCTGGAAGCATGTGGAGGGTACACGTTGGCAGATCCGATTTAGTCATCTTATAAACTATGGTGCAG GTTACTATAGCTACTTGTATGCGAAATGCTTTGCTGCGAATATATGGCAAAAGCTGTGCCTCGAGGATCCACTTTCACTAGCTACAGGAAATGCCCTTAGAACAAAATTTTTGATGCATGGAGGAGCCAAAGAACCAGCTGATTTGCTGAATGATCTA